One window from the genome of Amphiprion ocellaris isolate individual 3 ecotype Okinawa chromosome 23, ASM2253959v1, whole genome shotgun sequence encodes:
- the si:ch73-335l21.4 gene encoding E3 ubiquitin-protein ligase-like, translating to MNKSPQRLHPDADSPPSESSMYSEIDCGVCYRTYNTGRRCPRELHCKHTFCESCLLALSRPPRPAEGDPGADRLILCPLCRHTTSISGERRLRAELRVDECALERLVAAGALDQEEDDDPEDSGQTEEEEVEAGLGGSSGQESGSAAGTGGGRLRRSWKRVWRMIIGKDAGRETEIGCLTDEDFTSLAIMSSMF from the exons ATGAATAAATCCCCCCAGCGGCTGCATCCAGACGCAGACAGTCCACCATCAGAAAGCAGCATGTACTCAGAGATCGACTGCGGGGTTTGTTACCGGACCTACAACACGGGTCGCCGGTGTCCCCGGGAGCTCCACTGCAAACACACCTTCTGTGAGAGCTGCCTCCTGGCTCTGTCCCGACCCCCGAGACCCGCCGAGGGGGATCCGGGAGCCGACAGGTTGATCCTCTGCCCGCTGTGCCGACACACCACGTCCATCTCCGGGGAGAGGAGGCTGAGAGCCGAGCTGAGGGTGGATGAATGCGCCCTGGAGCGGCTGGTAGCAGCGGGAGCCCTGGATCAGGAGGAGGACGATGATCCGGAGGACAGCGGCCAaactgaagaggaggaggtggaagcgGGGCTGGGCGGGAGCTCAGGCCAGGAGAGTGGCTCCGCCGCCGGTACCGGAGGTGGGCGTCTCCGCCGGTCCTGGAAGAGAGTTTGGCGGATGATCATTGGGAAGGACGCAGGGCGGGAAACAGAAA TTGGCTGTTTGACCGATGAGGACTTCACCAGCCTCGCCATAATGTCCAGCATGTTTTGA